From the genome of Hydrogenophilus thermoluteolus, one region includes:
- a CDS encoding ABC transporter permease: protein MNHAFEALSQAFALVARWDETLAEIVWLSLEVSGSALFFGALLGLPLGAVLGATQFRGRGLVVALLQSLLGVPSVVVGVVVFLLLSRAGPLGFLGWLYDPAGMVVAQTLLVAPLVAAITRQVVEGACERLAEELTMMRLGFAERLFALIYDCRFSLLLALFSGFARAASEVGAVMIVGGNIEGMTRVMTTAIALETAKGDLTLALALGIVLVGIVATIHLVTSGLEALARRRAEG, encoded by the coding sequence ATGAATCACGCGTTCGAGGCGTTGTCGCAAGCGTTCGCATTGGTCGCGCGCTGGGATGAGACGCTGGCAGAGATCGTCTGGCTTTCGCTCGAAGTAAGCGGCTCGGCCCTCTTTTTTGGCGCGCTGCTCGGGTTGCCGCTCGGCGCGGTACTCGGGGCGACCCAATTTCGCGGGCGTGGGTTGGTGGTTGCGTTGCTGCAAAGCCTTTTGGGGGTGCCCTCTGTCGTTGTCGGCGTGGTGGTCTTTTTGTTGCTTTCCCGCGCTGGCCCGCTGGGGTTCTTGGGATGGCTTTATGATCCAGCGGGTATGGTGGTGGCGCAAACCCTGTTGGTCGCGCCGCTCGTTGCGGCGATTACCCGCCAGGTGGTAGAGGGGGCGTGCGAGCGGTTGGCGGAAGAGCTCACGATGATGCGGTTGGGGTTTGCCGAGCGGCTCTTCGCGCTGATCTACGACTGCCGCTTTTCGTTGCTCTTGGCCCTCTTTTCCGGTTTTGCCCGCGCGGCGAGCGAAGTGGGGGCGGTGATGATCGTCGGCGGCAATATCGAGGGAATGACGCGGGTGATGACCACCGCGATTGCGTTGGAGACGGCGAAGGGGGATTTGACGTTGGCGTTGGCGTTGGGCATCGTGCTGGTAGGGATCGTCGCGACGATTCACCTGGTAACCAGTGGTCTGGAGGCGCTGGCACGGCGGCGCGCCGAGGGGTGA
- a CDS encoding MoaD/ThiS family protein, translated as MTQVTLKLFASLSDYLPAAERVGNRVVVEVAPDATVAQLLDRFAVPAEQAKLVLRNGVYLAPEERATTRLADGDEIAVWPPVAGG; from the coding sequence GTGACCCAGGTGACGTTGAAGCTCTTCGCCTCACTCTCCGATTATTTGCCGGCGGCAGAGCGAGTCGGCAACCGTGTCGTCGTCGAGGTGGCCCCGGATGCGACGGTGGCGCAGTTGCTCGACCGCTTTGCAGTGCCTGCCGAACAGGCCAAATTGGTATTGCGAAACGGCGTCTATCTGGCTCCGGAAGAGCGGGCCACGACGCGGCTGGCCGATGGCGACGAGATCGCGGTCTGGCCGCCGGTGGCGGGCGGGTAG
- a CDS encoding NAD(P)/FAD-dependent oxidoreductase, with protein MRHLILGNGPAGVVAAETLRRYAPEDEIMLYGCEGEPPYSRMAIPYLLEGNIDERGTYLRKQEGYFAAQRITLREGRAVAVDTAARTVLFADGHREHFDRLLVATGSSPILPPIPGIDLPGVTPCWTLAHARAIAERLQPGARVVQMGAGFIGSILLEAFVKAGAKLTIVELGDRMVPRMMTPVAGNLIRRWVEEKGVQVFTETRIDAIALGAGQGNDTAAGPDGAPLLVQLSNGERLPADMVIVAAGVKPNVAFLEGTPVHVASGVLVNERMESAGAGIFAAGDCAEAPDLFTGQHLVAAIQPNAVDQARVAAVNMAGGHATLKGVLAINVLETLGLVSTSFGQWQGVPENQEGSGVEWVDEAAYRYLSLQFQKDRLIGATAIGLTEHVGVLRGLIQGKVALGPWHERLLANPLAFVEAYLARAQYSALLAA; from the coding sequence ATGCGTCATCTGATTTTGGGTAATGGCCCGGCAGGGGTTGTCGCTGCGGAGACGCTACGCCGGTATGCGCCGGAAGATGAGATCATGCTCTATGGTTGTGAGGGGGAGCCGCCCTATTCGCGGATGGCGATCCCGTACCTTCTGGAAGGGAACATCGACGAGCGTGGAACGTATCTGCGCAAACAAGAGGGGTATTTCGCGGCGCAGCGCATTACGCTGCGTGAGGGACGGGCGGTGGCGGTGGACACGGCCGCGCGTACGGTGCTTTTCGCGGACGGACATCGCGAGCATTTCGACCGCTTGTTGGTGGCTACGGGTTCTTCGCCGATTCTGCCGCCGATTCCCGGGATCGATCTGCCCGGGGTGACTCCGTGCTGGACTTTGGCCCATGCGCGCGCGATTGCCGAGCGTTTGCAGCCGGGGGCACGGGTGGTGCAGATGGGCGCTGGTTTTATCGGTTCGATCCTGTTGGAAGCATTCGTCAAAGCGGGTGCAAAGCTCACGATCGTCGAACTCGGTGATCGGATGGTGCCGCGGATGATGACGCCCGTGGCGGGAAACCTGATTCGCCGCTGGGTCGAGGAAAAAGGGGTGCAGGTGTTTACCGAAACGCGCATCGACGCCATTGCGCTGGGTGCGGGGCAGGGTAACGACACCGCTGCGGGACCGGACGGCGCACCGCTATTGGTGCAGCTGTCGAACGGCGAACGGTTGCCAGCTGACATGGTGATCGTGGCGGCTGGGGTCAAGCCGAACGTGGCGTTCCTGGAAGGAACACCGGTGCATGTCGCAAGCGGCGTGCTCGTCAATGAGCGCATGGAAAGCGCAGGGGCTGGGATCTTTGCCGCCGGCGACTGCGCCGAGGCACCCGACCTGTTCACGGGTCAGCACTTGGTTGCTGCGATTCAACCCAACGCGGTGGATCAGGCACGGGTCGCTGCGGTCAATATGGCCGGAGGGCACGCTACCCTCAAAGGGGTGTTGGCGATCAACGTACTCGAAACCTTGGGGCTGGTGTCGACCTCGTTTGGTCAGTGGCAGGGGGTACCAGAGAACCAGGAGGGGAGCGGCGTCGAATGGGTGGACGAAGCGGCGTATCGCTACCTCAGCTTGCAGTTTCAAAAGGACCGGCTGATCGGGGCGACTGCGATCGGTCTTACCGAGCATGTAGGGGTCTTGCGCGGTCTGATCCAAGGGAAGGTAGCGCTTGGGCCGTGGCACGAGCGGTTGTTGGCGAACCCATTGGCGTTCGTCGAAGCCTATCTGGCGCGGGCACAATATTCGGCGTTGTTGGCTGCATAA
- a CDS encoding aldehyde ferredoxin oxidoreductase family protein, whose product MGYANRILRVNLTTGACQAEPLNEKWAQLYLGSRGLASRYLVAEVDPKVDPLSPENKLIFATGPLTGTIASTGGRYTVVTKGPLTGAIACSNSGGFFGAELKFAGWDMIIFEGRAEKPVYLYVEDDQAELRDASELWGKSVWETEEWIKAKHQDPLIRVSSIGRAGENQILFSCIVNDLHRAAGRSGVGAVMGSKHLKAVAVRGTKGVKVKDLKRFLAATNAAKQVLATNPVTSQGLPKYGTQVLMNVINEVGALPTRNMREVQFEGADAISGEAMHRPRPSDGKPQLVTNAACFGCTIACGRISKIDKNHFTVKNSPKYWGASGGLEYEAAWALGADTGVDDLEALQYANLLCNEQGMDPISFGSTVAAVMELYERGVLTAEQIGFPAPFGSAEALAKLAELTAKGEGFGRDVGLGSKRLCEKYGHPELSMTVKGQEFPAYDPRGIQGMGLAYATSNRGACHLRGYTVASEILGIPEKTDPLTTEGKPELVKAFQDATGAFDSAGICVFTSFAWTVADIAPQLDAAIPGEWTPERLLEVGERVWNLERWFNTRAGFSAKDDTLPKRLLEEPAATGPAKGMVNRLGEMLPKYYEVRGWTADGVPKPETLARLGVDV is encoded by the coding sequence ATGGGTTACGCAAACCGCATTTTGCGCGTCAATCTGACGACGGGGGCCTGCCAAGCCGAACCGCTCAACGAAAAGTGGGCGCAGTTGTACCTGGGGTCGCGGGGGTTGGCAAGCCGGTATCTGGTTGCAGAGGTCGATCCGAAGGTGGATCCGCTCTCGCCCGAAAACAAATTGATCTTTGCTACCGGGCCCCTCACGGGGACGATTGCCTCGACCGGTGGGCGCTACACGGTGGTGACGAAAGGGCCACTCACCGGTGCGATCGCGTGTTCCAACTCCGGGGGATTTTTCGGCGCTGAGCTGAAATTTGCCGGTTGGGACATGATCATTTTCGAAGGGCGTGCCGAAAAACCGGTCTATCTCTACGTGGAAGACGACCAGGCCGAACTGCGAGACGCCTCCGAACTGTGGGGCAAAAGCGTCTGGGAGACCGAGGAGTGGATCAAGGCGAAGCACCAAGATCCGCTGATTCGCGTCTCGTCGATTGGCCGTGCGGGGGAGAATCAGATACTCTTTTCGTGCATCGTCAATGACTTGCACCGCGCAGCCGGGCGTTCCGGCGTTGGGGCGGTGATGGGTTCGAAGCACCTCAAAGCGGTGGCGGTGCGGGGGACCAAAGGGGTCAAGGTCAAAGATCTCAAACGGTTCTTGGCGGCAACGAACGCCGCAAAGCAAGTGCTGGCGACCAACCCGGTGACCAGCCAAGGGTTGCCGAAATATGGCACCCAGGTGTTGATGAACGTGATCAACGAAGTGGGGGCGTTGCCTACGCGCAACATGCGCGAAGTACAGTTCGAAGGGGCCGATGCGATCTCAGGCGAAGCGATGCACCGCCCGCGGCCCAGCGACGGTAAACCGCAATTGGTGACCAACGCAGCTTGTTTCGGGTGCACGATTGCGTGTGGTCGGATTTCGAAGATCGACAAAAACCACTTCACGGTGAAAAACAGCCCGAAATATTGGGGGGCGTCCGGAGGTTTGGAATACGAAGCAGCCTGGGCATTGGGGGCCGATACCGGGGTCGACGACCTCGAAGCGTTGCAGTATGCGAACCTCTTGTGCAACGAACAAGGGATGGACCCGATCTCGTTCGGTTCGACCGTAGCCGCGGTGATGGAGCTCTATGAGCGCGGGGTACTCACTGCGGAACAGATCGGCTTTCCGGCGCCGTTCGGTTCGGCGGAAGCGCTTGCGAAACTGGCTGAACTGACTGCGAAGGGCGAAGGGTTCGGTCGCGACGTCGGGTTAGGTTCGAAGCGGCTCTGTGAGAAGTATGGCCATCCGGAACTCTCGATGACGGTCAAAGGGCAGGAGTTTCCGGCGTACGACCCGCGGGGAATCCAAGGGATGGGGCTCGCGTACGCGACCAGCAACCGCGGCGCGTGCCATCTGCGCGGCTATACCGTGGCGTCGGAAATCCTGGGTATACCGGAGAAGACGGACCCACTCACCACGGAAGGAAAACCGGAGTTGGTAAAGGCGTTCCAGGATGCCACCGGTGCGTTCGATTCCGCTGGGATCTGCGTGTTTACCAGTTTCGCCTGGACGGTTGCCGACATCGCGCCGCAGCTCGACGCGGCGATTCCGGGAGAATGGACACCAGAACGGCTGCTTGAAGTGGGCGAGCGGGTCTGGAACCTGGAGCGGTGGTTCAACACGCGAGCTGGCTTTTCCGCAAAGGACGACACGCTGCCGAAACGGCTGCTCGAAGAGCCAGCAGCGACGGGTCCCGCGAAAGGGATGGTAAACCGCTTGGGCGAAATGCTCCCGAAATACTACGAAGTGCGCGGCTGGACCGCAGACGGTGTGCCGAAGCCGGAAACGTTGGCCCGTTTGGGTGTCGACGTGTGA
- a CDS encoding 4Fe-4S dicluster domain-containing protein, whose protein sequence is MWKVLAIDPVKCTGCLQCEMACSIENYGVIATSKSRIKVFNFEHEGRKVPYTCTQCAEAWCLHACPVDAIRLDQRTGAKVVDEGTCVGCKVCTIACPFGTINYVQETGKVQKCDLCGGDPACAAACPTGAITFVEADWAGLNKMQQWAAKTAAAVLA, encoded by the coding sequence ATGTGGAAGGTTCTGGCGATTGACCCGGTGAAATGCACCGGTTGTCTGCAGTGCGAGATGGCTTGTTCGATCGAAAACTACGGCGTGATCGCAACGAGCAAATCCCGCATCAAGGTGTTCAATTTCGAGCATGAAGGCAGAAAAGTTCCCTATACCTGTACCCAGTGTGCCGAAGCGTGGTGTCTGCACGCGTGTCCGGTCGATGCGATTCGTCTGGACCAACGCACGGGGGCGAAGGTGGTCGACGAAGGGACCTGCGTCGGATGTAAAGTGTGTACGATCGCGTGTCCGTTTGGCACGATCAATTACGTGCAGGAGACCGGCAAGGTGCAGAAGTGCGACCTCTGCGGCGGAGACCCGGCGTGCGCTGCGGCGTGTCCTACCGGCGCGATCACCTTTGTGGAGGCCGACTGGGCGGGGTTGAACAAAATGCAACAATGGGCAGCGAAAACCGCCGCTGCGGTGTTGGCGTAA
- a CDS encoding putative bifunctional diguanylate cyclase/phosphodiesterase, giving the protein MYWAKETGRGRVVCYAPEKDEAFHAQEWIRSALNGAEARGELSLWWQPQIALATGAVAGAEVLLRWHHPEKGLVSPAQFIPVAEATGLMVPIGHWVLEQALREWCSLAAEGVAPPRVAVNVSVTQLVRDDFTAIVKEALGRFDVPPSALELELTESMMADMPVARTRLAELEAIGVRLAIDDFGTGYSSLAYLSALPFDLLKIDAMFVQAIGSSSAADALVESFVRIAKALQMDTVAEGVERAEQADFLRCNGVALAQGYLFARPMPFSAFRDWMLRRTSSANRS; this is encoded by the coding sequence ATGTACTGGGCCAAAGAAACCGGGCGTGGGCGGGTGGTGTGCTATGCACCCGAAAAAGACGAGGCGTTTCATGCGCAAGAGTGGATCCGAAGCGCACTCAATGGTGCGGAGGCGCGTGGGGAGCTGTCGCTGTGGTGGCAGCCACAGATCGCGTTGGCGACTGGAGCGGTGGCGGGCGCGGAGGTGCTGCTGCGTTGGCACCATCCTGAAAAGGGGTTGGTTTCCCCCGCGCAATTCATTCCTGTGGCAGAAGCTACTGGGTTGATGGTCCCGATCGGGCATTGGGTGCTGGAACAAGCGTTGCGGGAGTGGTGCTCGTTGGCAGCAGAAGGGGTTGCACCGCCGCGCGTTGCGGTAAATGTCTCGGTGACGCAGTTGGTGCGAGACGATTTCACAGCGATTGTCAAGGAGGCGTTGGGGCGGTTCGATGTCCCGCCGTCTGCGTTGGAGCTCGAACTGACCGAGTCGATGATGGCCGATATGCCCGTAGCGCGCACGCGATTGGCCGAGTTGGAAGCGATCGGGGTGCGGTTGGCGATCGACGATTTCGGAACGGGCTATTCGTCGTTGGCCTATCTGAGCGCGTTGCCGTTCGACCTGTTGAAGATCGACGCGATGTTCGTTCAGGCGATCGGTTCGTCGTCGGCAGCCGATGCGCTGGTCGAAAGCTTCGTGCGGATCGCGAAAGCGCTTCAGATGGATACCGTTGCCGAAGGGGTGGAGCGCGCGGAGCAGGCCGACTTTTTGCGGTGCAACGGAGTCGCTTTAGCACAGGGCTATCTCTTTGCCCGTCCGATGCCGTTTTCGGCTTTTCGTGATTGGATGTTGCGGCGCACAAGCTCTGCTAATCGCTCTTGA
- a CDS encoding IS256 family transposase, translating to MAMRVETNPLEMAYAVLLEHGLEGAGEALRILVNEAAKIERSQFLGAAPYERSERRRDYANGYKPKTVLTRLGELTFQVPQVRCGDFYPSALEKGTRTDQAVHLALAEMYVQGVSTRRVIEVLQRLLGPEISLSTAQVSRAAARLDEGLAAWRERPLGEVPYLFLDARYEKVRLEGRIVDCAVLIAVGVDATGKRRVLGCTVATSEAEINWRRFLESLLARGLHGIKLIIADDHAGLKAARKAVFPSVPWQRCQFHLQQNAGQFVTRQEAKKHVAATLRAIFNAPDKAEAERLLKAALDTWRKEHPKLAEWAETAIPESLTVFDFPAAHRIRLRTTNGLERINRELRRRTRVASIFPNMDSCLRLVSALLAELDDEWMTGKVYLNLNP from the coding sequence ATGGCGATGCGTGTCGAAACCAATCCTTTGGAAATGGCTTATGCTGTGTTGCTCGAACACGGACTGGAGGGTGCCGGCGAGGCTCTGCGCATCCTCGTCAATGAAGCCGCCAAGATCGAACGATCCCAGTTCCTTGGAGCGGCGCCCTATGAACGTAGTGAGCGACGGCGTGACTACGCCAACGGGTACAAACCCAAGACGGTACTCACCCGCCTTGGTGAGCTGACCTTTCAGGTGCCCCAGGTGCGTTGCGGCGACTTCTACCCTTCTGCCCTCGAAAAAGGCACCCGCACCGATCAGGCGGTGCATCTGGCCCTGGCCGAGATGTACGTCCAGGGGGTCTCCACCCGCCGGGTGATCGAGGTACTGCAGCGCCTGCTGGGGCCGGAGATTTCGCTCTCCACCGCCCAGGTGAGCCGTGCCGCCGCCAGGCTCGACGAGGGGCTTGCGGCCTGGCGCGAGCGTCCTCTGGGCGAAGTGCCCTATCTCTTTCTGGATGCCCGTTACGAGAAAGTGCGGCTGGAAGGGCGAATCGTCGATTGTGCCGTCTTGATCGCCGTCGGCGTCGATGCGACGGGCAAACGGCGGGTGCTCGGTTGCACGGTGGCCACGTCGGAAGCCGAGATCAATTGGCGACGTTTCCTGGAATCCCTCCTGGCCAGAGGGTTGCACGGGATCAAGCTCATCATCGCGGATGATCATGCGGGCCTCAAAGCTGCCCGCAAAGCGGTGTTCCCTTCTGTTCCCTGGCAGCGTTGCCAGTTCCATCTGCAGCAAAACGCCGGCCAGTTCGTCACCCGACAGGAGGCGAAAAAGCACGTCGCCGCGACACTGCGCGCGATCTTCAATGCTCCGGACAAGGCAGAAGCCGAGCGGCTTTTGAAAGCCGCCCTGGACACCTGGCGCAAGGAGCATCCGAAACTGGCCGAGTGGGCCGAAACCGCGATTCCTGAATCCCTGACGGTGTTCGACTTCCCCGCTGCGCACCGTATCCGTTTGCGTACCACCAACGGGCTGGAACGCATCAACCGGGAACTGCGACGACGCACCCGGGTGGCCAGCATCTTCCCCAACATGGATTCCTGCCTGCGCCTGGTCTCGGCGCTGCTGGCCGAACTCGACGACGAGTGGATGACCGGCAAGGTCTATCTCAACCTCAACCCGTAA